GCCAATTCGTGTGATTGTCCGAACCTCCATGCAGCAGATATAACACTGGATATGGCGGTTCAAAGGCTCCGTTAGTAATTCCAACCTGCCCCTGCGCCCGCTGCGGTACAATGACATCAATAGAACTCGACAACCCTAACACTTCCGAGAAAAATTCTACCTGCATAAATGCCATGAAAACCTCTCCTCTTTATTTAATCAGCAATAACGTTGCTCCAAGCACAGGAATAACAACCATCGCTGTCTTCAAATACCGGCTTGGCACACGGTTCGTAAATTTGGCTCCCACATACGAGCCCGCCATAATCCCAATCAAGACTTCCGCTAAAACGGTCAAATCCAAATGACCTGATCCATAGAAGCCCACTCCGCCAGAAAGTGCGATAGGAATGATCACGAGCATCGTCGTTCCCGCTGCTTGGCTAACCGTCATTCGCATAAGTGTCATCAATCCAATTTGAATGAACGGTGTCGAGCCGATTCCGAACAATCCAGACAAGGCGCCGCAAATGATGCCAATGACCATGGCTCGCAGCCAGAATGACACTCCTTCTACCGCCATAACTTCTTCTAGCTCCCTACTCCGCTTCGCCAGAAACATACGGATCCATAAGACGAATGCAGAGACATACAAGATGCTTGCTGTCATCAGCTGCAATCGGTGTTCATCAATATGTGCCGCAAACTGAGTGCAGACCCACGCTCCTGCAGCGCCAAACAGCCCGATAGCAATTCCAGTCCGCCACACCATATTACCTTCCCGATAATGACTGATCGTGCCCGATGCGGAGGAAAACAACATGGCAGCCAAAGCCGTCCCCAGCGCCGTATGGATGGGAAATCCAAAAATAGCCGTTAAAATCGAAATGATAAATCCCGAGCCCCCTGCACCAACGAAACCAAGAAACAAACCTGCAATAAACATGGCCCCCACAATCTCAATCGATAACCATACGTTCAATCTCTTTCGTCACACCTCCATCATCCCGCTTGGTTTCACTCATTCCAAGTGGTGTTGTCTCCCATTATAAGGCCGATATTAGGCAAATACTTCCCGTTTATTGAACTCATTTAGGGCAATAATTGCTCTCCTTCATAGCCCGAAAGAAAAACCTTGCCCCTTTTATAAGAGCAAGGCCTATTCGTTAACCCTTTACAGAACCGATCAAAGCGCCTTTCACAAAATGCTTCTGCAAGAACGGGTACACAATCAGAATCGGAATACTCGAAACGATAATCGAAGCCATTTTAATTGTAAATCCGTTCACTTCTGTCTGAAATCCGATAGCAACTCCAGCTTGCTGAATAGCTGAGGAAGTATTGCTGATCAAATCCTTCAGCACCATCTGCAGCTGCCACATATCTTTTTCCGATACGTAAATCACGGAGCTGAAAAAATCGTTCCAGTACCACACCGCAATGAATAAGGAAATCGTGGCAATAACTGCTTTGGACAGCGGCAGGACGATTCGAAAAAAAACCGTTAGATCTCCCGC
This genomic window from Paenibacillus hexagrammi contains:
- a CDS encoding sulfite exporter TauE/SafE family protein; the protein is MFIAGLFLGFVGAGGSGFIISILTAIFGFPIHTALGTALAAMLFSSASGTISHYREGNMVWRTGIAIGLFGAAGAWVCTQFAAHIDEHRLQLMTASILYVSAFVLWIRMFLAKRSRELEEVMAVEGVSFWLRAMVIGIICGALSGLFGIGSTPFIQIGLMTLMRMTVSQAAGTTMLVIIPIALSGGVGFYGSGHLDLTVLAEVLIGIMAGSYVGAKFTNRVPSRYLKTAMVVIPVLGATLLLIK